A single Candoia aspera isolate rCanAsp1 chromosome 5, rCanAsp1.hap2, whole genome shotgun sequence DNA region contains:
- the OLIG2 gene encoding oligodendrocyte transcription factor 2 — protein MDSDASLVSSRPSSPEPDELFVSARSKSGGGFSAGGAVSSSTPSDSPAELSAELRSAMSAAGVVVVDKLAFKSPSSSSSSSSSSSTSKKDKKQMTEPELQQLRLKINSRERKRMHDLNIAMDGLREVMPYAHGPSVRKLSKIATLLLARNYILMLTNSLEEMKRLLSEIYGGHHATGFHPAAAACSGGLVGHAAPLPSHPASHAVHHPILPPAAVSSASLPGSAGLSAVSSIRPSHGLLKSPPSAAAAAAAAAAAAAAAAVPLSSSFQHWGGMPCPCSMCQVPAPSHHHVSGLNAASLPRLTSDAK, from the coding sequence ATGGACTCGGACGCGAGCCTGGTGTCGAGCCGCCCTTCGTCTCCGGAGCCCGATGAGCTCTTCGTGTCGGCCAGGAGCAAGAGCGGCGGGGGCTTCTCGGCGGGCGGCGCCGTGTCCAGCTCGACGCCCAGCGATTCTCCCGCGGAGCTGAGCGCGGAGCTGCGCAGCGCCATGAGCGCcgccggggtggtggtggtggacaaGCTGGCCTTCAAGTCGCCCTCGTCGTCCTCGTCGTCCTCGTCTTCTTCCTCGACCTCCAAGAAGGACAAGAAGCAAATGACGGAGCCGGAGTTGCAGCAGCTGCGCCTGAAGATCAACAGCCGCGAGCGCAAACGGATGCACGACCTCAACATCGCCATGGACGGGCTGCGGGAGGTGATGCCCTACGCCCACGGCCCGTCAGTGCGCAAGCTCTCCAAGATCGCCACCCTCCTGCTGGCGCGCAACTACATCCTGATGCTCACCAACTCCCTGGAGGAGATGAAGCGCCTCCTCAGCGAGATCTACGGCGGCCACCACGCTACCGGATTTcaccccgccgccgccgcctgttCGGGGGGCCTGGTCGGCCACGCCGCGCCTCTGCCCAGCCACCCGGCGTCCCACGCCGTGCACCACCCCATCTTGCCCCCCGCCGCCGTCTCCAGCGCCTCTCTGCCCGGCTCCGCGGGGCTGTCGGCCGTCAGCTCTATCCGACCCTCGCACGGCCTGCTCAAGTCTCCTCCGagcgctgctgctgccgccgccgccgccgccgccgccgccgccgccgctgccgtcCCCCTGAGCAGCAGCTTCCAGCACTGGGGCGGGATGCCGTGTCCCTGCAGCATGTGCCAGGTGCCGGCCCCGTCGCACCACCACGTCTCCGGGCTTAACGCGGCCAGCCTGCCCAGATTGACCAGCGACGCCAAATAA